Proteins encoded together in one Peribacillus asahii window:
- a CDS encoding thiazole synthase has protein sequence MLKIAHHTFQSKLLLGTGKFPSFEVQKQAVEVSGTEILTFAVRRMNIFEESQPNFLEQLDLTKYKLLPNTAGAKTAEEAVRIAKLAKASGLCDMIKVEVIGCDKSLLPDPVETLKACEMLLAEGFIVLPYTSDDVVLAKRLEQLGVHAIMPGASPIGSGKGLINPLNLQFIIEQSSVPVIVDAGIGSPKDAAYAMELGANGVLLNTAVSGAKDPVKMALAMKLAIEAGHLGYEAGRIAEKNFGEASSPTTGMVTS, from the coding sequence ATGTTAAAAATAGCTCATCACACATTTCAATCAAAACTTTTACTAGGAACAGGGAAATTCCCTTCCTTTGAGGTTCAGAAGCAAGCCGTTGAAGTTTCTGGAACCGAGATTTTAACGTTTGCGGTTCGCAGAATGAATATTTTTGAAGAATCTCAACCAAACTTTCTTGAACAATTAGATTTAACTAAATATAAACTGCTTCCAAATACAGCTGGTGCCAAAACAGCTGAAGAAGCTGTTAGAATTGCTAAACTAGCAAAAGCTTCGGGCTTATGCGATATGATTAAAGTTGAAGTAATTGGTTGTGACAAATCTTTATTACCGGACCCTGTTGAAACACTAAAGGCTTGCGAAATGCTGTTAGCAGAAGGGTTTATTGTCCTGCCTTATACGTCTGATGATGTTGTATTAGCTAAAAGGCTTGAACAACTTGGAGTTCATGCAATTATGCCTGGCGCATCGCCAATCGGCTCTGGAAAAGGACTCATCAATCCGTTAAATCTTCAATTTATTATCGAACAGTCTTCCGTCCCTGTCATTGTTGATGCCGGTATTGGTTCTCCAAAAGACGCTGCGTATGCGATGGAGCTAGGAGCAAATGGCGTTTTACTTAATACAGCTGTTTCAGGCGCAAAAGACCCTGTCAAGATGGCACTGGCTATGAAACTAGCGATTGAAGCCGGACACCTTGGCTATGAAGCCGGAAGAATAGCAGAGAAAAACTTCGGTGAAGCAAGCAGCCCTACAACGGGGATGGTGACTTCTTGA
- the tatA gene encoding twin-arginine translocase TatA/TatE family subunit: MLSNIGFPGLLLILTLALIVFGPSKLPQIGRAIGLALKEFKEATKDIPNEIQEQVKEEIRTAKESLPNKEKDTD; this comes from the coding sequence GTGCTTTCTAATATCGGCTTCCCCGGATTACTATTAATTCTTACTTTAGCTCTTATCGTATTCGGCCCAAGCAAGCTCCCGCAAATCGGACGAGCTATTGGGTTAGCATTAAAAGAATTTAAAGAAGCAACAAAAGATATCCCTAATGAAATACAAGAACAAGTAAAAGAAGAAATTCGAACGGCCAAAGAAAGTCTCCCAAATAAAGAGAAAGACACCGACTAA
- a CDS encoding globin-coupled sensor protein encodes MKNLWKRNKPTVDREYFLTYKNDVRIDLHKYSKLLTQIEMIHLTQEDLCRIRSIQDTVNDHLSELVSRFYENLAKEPSLMEIIDNNSSVSRLRQSLQKHIGEMFLGVLDDQFVEQRYTIAHVHVRIGLDPKWYMSAFQDLLQSILTIIMPTCHSVQHYHEMALSITKIINLEQQIVLEAYELENKRIRHQNDKEKKALRVQVNNNAAQLAAISEETSATSVQIVNKVSEIHQITETGSEIAIKTEEKSKEGLRRLKALEELMNQAQDNMKYIAAEMEQLTSTSKEIERIVTMVTSIAEQTNLLALNAAIEAARAGENGRGFAVVAGEVRKLAEHTKTSVSEVSKLVEGIRRYTSTMNTSISVVNEDIRKSTQEGKETSLFFDQIVESMNNVKEQNINIASEMTELSNIFEGMNQAFEQVAHSSDELTQMTMVL; translated from the coding sequence ATGAAAAATTTATGGAAAAGAAATAAACCTACTGTCGATAGAGAATATTTTTTAACATATAAAAATGATGTTCGAATTGATTTACATAAATACTCAAAGTTATTAACGCAAATTGAGATGATTCATTTAACACAAGAAGATTTATGCAGGATTCGTTCTATACAAGATACGGTTAATGATCATTTATCGGAGTTAGTGAGTCGTTTCTATGAAAATCTGGCAAAAGAACCTTCGCTAATGGAGATTATCGATAACAATAGTTCAGTTAGTCGATTACGACAATCACTTCAAAAACATATAGGCGAGATGTTTTTAGGTGTTCTTGATGATCAGTTTGTAGAACAGCGCTATACTATTGCTCATGTCCATGTTCGAATCGGCTTAGACCCTAAATGGTATATGAGTGCCTTTCAGGATCTGCTACAGTCTATATTAACGATTATTATGCCGACTTGTCATAGTGTACAGCACTATCATGAAATGGCGTTAAGTATTACGAAAATCATTAATTTAGAGCAGCAAATTGTATTAGAAGCATATGAACTAGAAAATAAGCGTATTCGTCATCAAAATGATAAAGAGAAAAAAGCGCTTCGTGTACAGGTGAATAACAACGCCGCGCAATTGGCTGCTATTAGTGAAGAAACGAGCGCAACGAGTGTTCAAATTGTTAATAAAGTGTCTGAGATTCATCAAATTACGGAAACAGGTTCAGAGATTGCGATTAAAACGGAAGAAAAGTCGAAAGAAGGTCTTCGACGTTTGAAAGCGCTGGAAGAATTAATGAATCAAGCACAGGATAATATGAAGTATATCGCTGCAGAAATGGAGCAATTAACTTCAACGTCTAAGGAAATTGAGCGGATTGTTACGATGGTAACATCGATTGCTGAACAAACGAACTTATTAGCATTAAATGCAGCGATTGAAGCGGCACGAGCTGGAGAAAATGGAAGAGGCTTTGCCGTTGTCGCAGGTGAGGTAAGGAAATTAGCGGAACATACAAAAACCTCTGTATCGGAGGTTTCAAAGCTTGTCGAGGGAATTCGTCGGTATACAAGCACTATGAATACGTCGATTTCTGTTGTAAATGAAGATATTAGGAAGAGTACACAAGAAGGGAAAGAGACGAGCCTCTTTTTTGATCAAATTGTTGAATCAATGAATAATGTTAAAGAACAAAATATCAATATTGCTTCAGAAATGACAGAGTTAAGTAATATTTTTGAAGGAATGAACCAAGCATTTGAACAGGTTGCCCATTCTTCTGATGAATTAACACAAATGACGATGGTGCTATAA
- the mscL gene encoding large conductance mechanosensitive channel protein MscL: MLNDFKKFALKGNVVDLAVGVIIGAAFGKIVSSLVEDVIMPLIGLLLGGISFANLQFTLGDAVVKYGNFIQTIVDFFIVAFSIFIFIRVFNRLQRKKDKEEIAEPAKPTREEELLTEIRDLLKAQK; the protein is encoded by the coding sequence ATGTTAAATGATTTTAAAAAATTTGCTTTAAAAGGAAATGTTGTCGATCTAGCGGTTGGGGTTATTATTGGAGCCGCCTTCGGTAAAATTGTCTCATCTCTAGTAGAAGATGTTATTATGCCACTGATTGGTTTACTTCTTGGGGGCATCAGTTTTGCAAACTTGCAATTTACACTAGGAGATGCTGTTGTAAAATACGGAAATTTCATTCAAACGATTGTTGACTTTTTCATTGTGGCCTTTTCTATTTTTATATTCATTCGAGTATTCAATCGTTTACAAAGAAAGAAAGATAAAGAAGAGATTGCAGAACCAGCAAAGCCTACGCGTGAAGAAGAATTATTAACGGAAATTCGTGATTTATTAAAAGCACAAAAATAA
- a CDS encoding MMPL family transporter, protein MKKVKNWRTLSLFIWIVLTIITVLTMPDMNQLVRDKGQLTIPENAQSEVAQSMIKEMDENGDEAYQIIAVFNSGNDHELTKEQKEQIESVIHQLKAKKEQLGIKDIVSHLDSKEVEKQLFSEDQTTILTQISVERETGTISEVTNRLYKGIEIKGINTYLTGSEVVGEDFVQSSQEGIKTTEKIAVIFILAVLILIFRSPIVPVISLLTVGVSYIVSLGIIAHLVDQFNYPFSNFTQVFLVVILFGIGTDYNILLYTRFKEELSKQEDVLSAIKITYKSAGKTVLYSGVAVFIGFMALILAEFKLYQASSPVAIGVAILLLVLITLNPFFMAVLGKRMFWPIKRFEGHTDSRIWAFLASKSVLRPIISIIVVAILCTPFLLKYSSILSYNDLLEVDDVYASKQGIQIIDDHFPPGFSSPTTLVIQSNQKLDNQESLQVLDELSNKLLKIDGVSNVYTPTRPAGEKIEDLYIDNQTNTLYKGIGDANEGIGKISEGFSSTGDQLASNTNGQDSVQQLIDGTSALQNGVSAMGEAMNQVTAGMNDGSKGAEQLATGLASLKETVGTLSNGTAELSKSYNQLQVGLSAVGNQFSSIEQAITGAKAGYEQIETLMTSYIQANPEAANDSNVQKTIGIAKSGKEQLGKFAEELSKVTPQYNAAISSFKEANTALAQVNKGLSQMETGVGKLQSGAVSLQSGLRDGAAGSSQIANKTTDLQSGLQQINAGQKQLQTGLNDLEKKMKKLQSGLSKSSEGLDEVSNGLDDARGYLSGLSESEASDQLYIPKEVMKSEDFQKALDMYMSSNRQTVRMNIILDVNPYSAEAMLVVRNIEKQVEASLKGSELSKAQVAIGGKTSQNADLQDIASGDFSRTATIMLIGIGFVLIIITRSFWQPIFIIGSLILAYSTSIGIAEMICTKILDVDYLSWNVPFFSFIMVIALGVDYSIFLMMRYREIEEGVFQVTAIIEAARHIGGVVISAAIILGGTFAALYPSGVVTLIEIATAVIIALILLSFVMLPIFIPALMALMTKLNSFSRGTKEI, encoded by the coding sequence ATGAAGAAAGTAAAGAATTGGAGGACATTATCTTTATTTATATGGATTGTACTGACGATTATAACAGTTCTTACAATGCCTGATATGAATCAATTAGTAAGAGACAAAGGACAATTGACAATTCCTGAAAATGCACAAAGTGAAGTTGCGCAATCAATGATTAAAGAGATGGATGAAAATGGAGATGAAGCCTATCAGATTATTGCTGTTTTCAATAGTGGAAATGATCATGAATTAACGAAAGAACAAAAAGAACAGATTGAATCAGTTATTCATCAATTGAAAGCTAAGAAAGAACAGTTAGGAATTAAAGATATTGTTTCTCATCTGGATAGTAAAGAAGTTGAAAAACAACTATTTTCTGAAGATCAAACAACTATTCTAACGCAAATATCTGTGGAGAGAGAGACCGGAACGATAAGTGAGGTAACTAATCGACTTTATAAAGGGATAGAGATAAAAGGGATAAACACTTATCTAACAGGAAGTGAAGTAGTTGGAGAAGACTTTGTTCAATCCTCTCAAGAAGGCATTAAGACAACAGAAAAAATCGCTGTTATTTTTATTTTAGCTGTATTAATTCTTATCTTTAGATCGCCAATTGTTCCAGTCATTTCTCTGTTAACAGTTGGAGTATCTTATATTGTTTCGTTAGGAATTATCGCTCATTTAGTTGACCAGTTTAATTATCCATTTTCCAACTTTACACAAGTTTTTTTAGTGGTGATTTTGTTTGGAATTGGGACCGACTATAATATTTTATTGTATACCCGATTTAAAGAAGAACTTAGTAAGCAAGAGGATGTACTTTCTGCGATTAAAATAACTTATAAATCAGCAGGAAAAACGGTCTTATATAGTGGCGTTGCTGTTTTTATTGGCTTTATGGCGCTTATTTTGGCGGAGTTTAAGCTCTATCAAGCAAGTTCTCCTGTAGCCATTGGAGTGGCAATTCTGCTTCTAGTTTTAATTACTCTAAATCCATTTTTTATGGCTGTACTTGGAAAAAGAATGTTCTGGCCGATTAAACGGTTTGAGGGGCATACAGATAGTCGTATCTGGGCATTCCTTGCAAGCAAATCGGTGTTACGACCAATTATATCTATCATAGTAGTAGCGATATTATGTACGCCATTTTTATTAAAGTATAGTAGCATACTTAGTTATAATGACCTTTTAGAAGTGGATGATGTCTATGCATCTAAGCAAGGTATTCAGATTATTGATGACCATTTTCCACCAGGTTTTTCGTCACCAACTACTCTAGTTATTCAATCAAATCAGAAGTTAGATAACCAAGAGTCACTACAAGTTTTGGATGAATTATCCAATAAGTTGTTGAAGATTGATGGTGTATCAAATGTCTATACGCCCACACGTCCAGCTGGTGAAAAAATAGAAGATTTATATATTGATAATCAAACAAACACCCTTTATAAGGGAATCGGTGACGCTAATGAAGGAATTGGGAAAATAAGCGAAGGTTTTTCTTCTACTGGAGATCAGCTAGCAAGTAATACGAATGGACAAGACAGTGTACAGCAGTTAATCGATGGTACGAGTGCATTACAAAATGGCGTTTCAGCCATGGGAGAGGCCATGAATCAAGTAACGGCAGGAATGAATGATGGGTCCAAAGGAGCAGAGCAATTAGCAACGGGGCTTGCTTCATTAAAAGAAACAGTCGGGACATTATCAAATGGGACTGCTGAATTATCCAAAAGCTATAATCAACTGCAAGTAGGATTAAGTGCTGTCGGTAATCAATTTTCTAGTATCGAACAAGCAATAACGGGTGCTAAGGCTGGTTATGAACAAATTGAAACTTTAATGACAAGTTATATTCAAGCTAACCCAGAAGCAGCCAATGATTCAAATGTACAGAAAACAATTGGGATTGCCAAATCAGGAAAAGAACAATTAGGAAAATTTGCTGAAGAGTTAAGTAAAGTGACACCTCAATATAACGCAGCGATATCTTCCTTTAAAGAGGCAAATACAGCACTGGCACAAGTGAACAAGGGCCTATCACAAATGGAGACGGGAGTAGGTAAGTTACAATCAGGAGCGGTAAGTTTACAAAGTGGTTTACGAGACGGTGCAGCGGGTTCTAGCCAAATTGCCAATAAAACGACAGATTTACAATCAGGCTTACAACAAATTAATGCAGGACAAAAACAACTGCAAACTGGACTAAATGATTTAGAAAAGAAAATGAAAAAACTACAGTCAGGCCTTTCAAAAAGTTCAGAAGGATTGGATGAAGTAAGTAATGGGCTGGATGATGCTAGGGGCTATTTAAGTGGACTTAGTGAGTCAGAGGCATCTGATCAATTGTATATTCCTAAAGAGGTAATGAAAAGTGAGGATTTCCAAAAGGCATTAGATATGTATATGTCTAGTAATCGTCAAACGGTTCGAATGAATATTATTTTAGATGTGAATCCTTATTCAGCAGAAGCGATGTTAGTTGTTAGAAATATTGAAAAACAAGTAGAAGCTTCGTTAAAAGGAAGCGAATTATCAAAAGCGCAAGTAGCGATTGGTGGAAAAACATCGCAAAATGCAGATTTACAGGATATTGCTAGTGGGGATTTTAGCCGCACTGCAACAATTATGTTAATTGGTATAGGGTTTGTTCTTATTATCATCACTCGCTCATTTTGGCAGCCTATTTTCATTATCGGTTCTTTAATACTAGCATATAGTACATCTATTGGAATTGCCGAAATGATTTGTACAAAAATTTTAGATGTGGATTATTTAAGCTGGAATGTTCCGTTCTTTAGTTTTATTATGGTCATTGCATTAGGAGTCGATTATAGTATTTTCTTAATGATGCGCTACCGTGAAATAGAAGAAGGTGTATTTCAGGTGACAGCTATTATAGAAGCGGCGCGTCATATTGGTGGAGTTGTTATTTCAGCTGCGATTATTTTGGGAGGAACGTTTGCTGCTCTATATCCTTCAGGAGTTGTTACACTCATCGAAATAGCAACGGCTGTTATTATTGCGTTAATTCTACTAAGTTTTGTTATGCTGCCGATTTTTATACCAGCGTTAATGGCATTGATGACTAAATTAAACAGCTTTAGTCGTGGTACAAAAGAAATTTAA
- a CDS encoding cold-shock protein encodes MERGKVKWFNSEKGFGFIEREGGDDVFVHFSAIQGEGYKTLEEGQEVTFELEEGQRGPQATNVNKA; translated from the coding sequence ATGGAACGCGGTAAAGTAAAATGGTTCAACAGTGAAAAAGGATTTGGCTTCATTGAGCGAGAAGGTGGCGATGATGTATTTGTTCACTTTTCGGCTATTCAAGGTGAAGGTTACAAAACATTAGAAGAAGGCCAAGAGGTTACATTTGAGCTAGAAGAAGGCCAACGTGGACCGCAAGCAACAAACGTAAATAAAGCTTAA
- a CDS encoding GGDEF domain-containing protein, with product MFAVGLISGLIIGIIVTSLYHKEKVRACMLQSSLQKELLYNTSHDYMTKIYNRAYFEQEVSKYNQDVDVPVGMILCDLDELKYINDQMGHEAGDELIKSAAQFLNQYSNEHIIVSRIGGDEFTILMINVEESNVIQLMKQIDYELMKYNLEDNTLTLKISKGYAYTDCSLGNMRQLRITADKAMYQNKRLRKSNLATLFIRDREERKVSSR from the coding sequence ATGTTTGCTGTCGGTTTAATAAGTGGTTTAATAATTGGAATTATTGTGACAAGCTTATATCATAAAGAGAAAGTAAGAGCATGTATGCTACAAAGCTCACTTCAAAAGGAATTACTCTATAATACTTCGCATGATTATATGACGAAGATTTACAATCGTGCGTATTTCGAACAGGAAGTTAGTAAGTACAACCAAGATGTAGACGTACCCGTTGGTATGATTCTCTGTGACTTAGATGAACTGAAATATATAAATGATCAGATGGGGCATGAGGCAGGAGATGAATTAATTAAGAGTGCTGCCCAGTTTTTAAATCAGTATTCTAATGAACATATTATTGTATCCCGAATTGGCGGAGATGAATTTACGATTTTGATGATTAATGTAGAGGAAAGTAACGTTATTCAACTTATGAAACAAATCGATTATGAATTAATGAAATATAATTTAGAAGATAATACACTTACTTTAAAAATTTCCAAAGGCTATGCGTATACGGATTGTTCATTAGGTAATATGAGACAGTTACGCATTACTGCTGATAAAGCAATGTATCAAAATAAACGGTTAAGAAAAAGTAATTTGGCTACATTATTTATACGAGATAGAGAAGAGCGAAAAGTTAGTTCAAGATAA
- a CDS encoding ThiF family adenylyltransferase, translated as MINRYQKQALFLGNNEQEQLQQAHVLIIGAGALGSANAEMLARAGAGTITIVDRDYVEYSNLHRQHLYTEADAMNKLPKAVAAQNRLQQINSEITINSHIVDINASNIEAFVQGQSIIIDATDNFETRMVVNDAAVKQGVPFIFGACVASYGLTFSIIPGKTPCLHCLMSHLPLDGMTCDTVGVIDPIVQIIASFQVTQALKLLTGHELVPMLQSIDIWKSEKADITIANMKNKHCPTCGEKATYPYLSFENQTKTDVLCGRDAVQIRPGISLTLSLDRLKESLQSFVTQVTVNPYLLSCTFEDYRIVIFKDGRAIIHGTHDSKRARVVYNRIIQCYSL; from the coding sequence TTGATTAATCGCTATCAAAAACAAGCATTATTTTTAGGTAATAATGAACAAGAACAATTACAACAAGCACATGTACTCATTATAGGAGCAGGTGCACTAGGATCAGCTAATGCAGAAATGCTTGCACGAGCAGGTGCCGGGACCATTACGATTGTGGACCGTGATTATGTCGAATATAGTAATTTACACCGACAACATCTTTATACAGAAGCAGATGCGATGAATAAGCTACCAAAAGCAGTGGCAGCCCAAAATCGTCTGCAGCAAATAAACAGCGAGATTACTATTAACAGTCATATTGTCGATATCAATGCCTCTAATATTGAAGCATTTGTCCAAGGTCAATCGATTATTATTGATGCAACGGACAACTTTGAAACAAGAATGGTTGTAAATGATGCCGCTGTTAAACAAGGCGTCCCCTTTATATTCGGTGCCTGTGTAGCTAGTTATGGTCTAACTTTTTCTATCATTCCAGGTAAGACCCCCTGTTTACATTGTTTAATGAGCCACTTGCCCCTTGATGGCATGACGTGTGATACAGTTGGCGTTATTGATCCAATCGTTCAAATCATCGCATCGTTTCAAGTGACACAAGCTTTAAAGTTACTCACTGGTCACGAGCTTGTACCAATGCTTCAATCAATCGATATTTGGAAAAGTGAAAAAGCGGACATTACAATCGCTAATATGAAAAATAAACATTGCCCGACATGCGGTGAGAAAGCGACCTATCCATATCTATCATTTGAAAACCAAACAAAAACAGATGTTTTATGTGGTCGAGATGCCGTGCAAATTCGCCCAGGTATCTCCCTTACGCTCTCACTAGATCGCTTGAAAGAAAGCTTACAATCGTTTGTTACTCAAGTGACGGTCAACCCTTATTTACTATCATGTACATTTGAAGACTATCGAATCGTTATATTTAAAGATGGTCGTGCGATTATTCACGGCACACATGATTCGAAAAGAGCACGAGTCGTATATAATCGAATCATTCAATGTTATTCATTATAA
- the thiS gene encoding sulfur carrier protein ThiS, producing the protein MKSIQLNGKTIELPETVHCIQDLLELYKLENRIVVVEVNKEIIYKEQYTAQALSDRDTVEIVHFVGGG; encoded by the coding sequence ATGAAGTCGATTCAATTAAACGGAAAAACTATTGAACTGCCAGAAACCGTACACTGTATTCAGGATTTACTTGAATTATATAAACTGGAAAACCGCATTGTTGTCGTAGAAGTAAATAAAGAAATTATTTATAAAGAGCAATACACAGCACAAGCATTATCAGATCGAGATACAGTAGAAATTGTTCATTTTGTAGGAGGAGGATGA
- a CDS encoding TetR/AcrR family transcriptional regulator has protein sequence MITNKRDDVLDAALILFAERGFDGTTIPMIADKAKVGAGTIYRYFENKEALFNWLFQYWVTRLSEIVKDNFPNDLTNIRLHHRHIFFQIIQFVNHNEHALHFIDSHCSAHYLDEKSQKLFADFLEFLRSILERGKKQGDICSMPADALIAIVYGAIVQLFKLMRMNILEETPELLVNIEECCWNAIKAH, from the coding sequence ATGATTACAAATAAACGCGATGATGTATTAGACGCAGCTTTAATTTTATTCGCTGAACGAGGATTCGATGGGACAACGATACCGATGATTGCCGATAAAGCAAAAGTAGGAGCGGGTACAATCTATCGCTATTTTGAAAATAAAGAAGCGCTTTTTAATTGGTTATTTCAATATTGGGTTACTCGATTATCCGAAATAGTCAAGGATAATTTCCCGAACGATCTAACAAATATTCGTTTACATCATCGTCATATATTTTTTCAAATTATTCAATTTGTGAATCATAATGAACATGCCCTGCATTTTATCGATTCTCATTGCAGCGCTCATTACTTAGATGAGAAGAGCCAAAAGCTGTTTGCTGATTTTCTTGAATTTCTTCGATCAATTTTAGAGAGAGGCAAAAAACAAGGCGATATTTGTTCAATGCCTGCTGATGCTTTAATAGCGATCGTATATGGTGCTATTGTTCAATTATTTAAACTAATGCGCATGAATATACTTGAAGAGACACCAGAACTATTAGTTAATATTGAAGAATGTTGTTGGAATGCTATCAAAGCTCATTGA
- a CDS encoding sensor histidine kinase, with the protein MIEILLLNFLFLLLPVLTFLIFFENTLPARHHKFIYILLSTASMFLCMAYPIKLEVGFIFDLRFVPFLILALYNGYKMVFPLYVVLNIYRFFIGGEGVIQSFLFSSVIFIVIPLFKGKFIQLHSKNRVLYATVAAFFTMFLYLLTLSFQVPINQEFWELTFYAIITYSIAIMIITTLIEKIIANMKERETFIHSEKLNIVSELSASVAHEIRNPLTVTNGFLQLLNTSKTISMEEKKYIEYSLLELERAEKIVSDFLVFAKPQSNNMVYSNFKAEIEYVTNVMTPYANMHHVAIQVNFNNSLYKTFDINQIQQCLINLYKNGIEAMKKDGGTLYIDVSERKKKIFIQIRDTGTGMTSEEISHLGKPYYSTKKEGTGLGMLMVYSTINKVNGKIEVESEVGQGTTFLITVPV; encoded by the coding sequence TTGATTGAAATTTTACTTTTAAACTTTCTTTTTTTACTTCTTCCCGTTTTAACATTTCTTATTTTTTTTGAAAATACATTACCGGCTAGGCATCATAAATTCATTTATATTTTACTTTCAACTGCTTCCATGTTTTTATGTATGGCCTACCCTATTAAACTAGAAGTAGGATTTATTTTTGATTTACGCTTCGTCCCTTTTCTCATTCTCGCACTTTACAATGGATACAAAATGGTGTTCCCACTTTATGTAGTACTTAATATTTATCGATTCTTTATTGGCGGAGAAGGTGTTATACAGTCGTTCTTGTTCTCTTCTGTTATTTTTATAGTAATTCCTTTATTCAAAGGAAAATTCATTCAACTACATTCAAAAAACAGGGTCTTATATGCAACAGTAGCAGCTTTTTTTACTATGTTCCTGTACCTTCTTACCTTAAGTTTTCAAGTGCCAATCAATCAAGAATTTTGGGAATTAACATTCTACGCTATCATTACTTACAGTATTGCAATAATGATTATTACTACTTTAATAGAAAAAATTATCGCTAATATGAAAGAAAGAGAAACGTTTATTCATTCAGAGAAGTTAAATATCGTGAGTGAATTATCAGCTAGTGTAGCTCATGAAATAAGAAATCCACTGACTGTTACAAACGGCTTTCTCCAATTATTAAATACATCCAAAACGATAAGTATGGAGGAAAAGAAGTACATTGAATATTCCTTACTTGAATTAGAACGTGCCGAAAAAATCGTGAGTGATTTTTTAGTTTTCGCTAAACCGCAATCGAACAATATGGTTTACTCTAATTTTAAAGCAGAAATAGAATATGTAACAAACGTCATGACGCCCTATGCAAATATGCATCATGTTGCTATACAAGTAAATTTTAATAACTCCTTATATAAAACATTTGATATAAATCAAATTCAGCAATGTTTAATTAATTTGTACAAAAATGGAATCGAAGCAATGAAAAAAGACGGCGGTACTCTATATATCGATGTTTCAGAACGAAAGAAAAAGATCTTCATCCAAATTAGAGATACTGGAACGGGAATGACAAGTGAAGAAATTTCACATTTAGGGAAACCCTATTATTCTACGAAAAAAGAAGGTACAGGACTGGGTATGCTTATGGTATACAGTACAATCAACAAAGTGAACGGGAAAATTGAGGTAGAAAGTGAAGTTGGACAAGGAACCACTTTTCTCATTACCGTTCCTGTTTGA